From bacterium, one genomic window encodes:
- a CDS encoding ATP-grasp domain-containing protein, producing the protein MKILFLSPALDSIGIQIKLSKKHKILTIFCDKKEEHTGDNLIDRILIPKNEISFEKVYEVVKKFKPDFIIVDFTGLKSIPDQLREAGYRVWGGGSFCDVIEYDRYYVVNLLHTFGVNIPETYEFDNLREAVDFLVERGGRWVYKPEGSKEASHTYVSQLENSEDLIFYLKSLTQQDKGKFVLQKYIEGIEISSEIYFNGKDFYFLNWTMEDKKFMNDNLGVNTGCSQDVLKFFTPDKKLFKEGLGKIVGFLRQINFIGQIDFNSIISDDKYYFLEITPRFGYNSIFTTIELLGLDYYIESIYLLAGGEKIQEKRPSEYGCSVRISIPNYPFQETSLFGTPILFDEKDEEHIWLGGVFYQDGYYLTSGGYGCVAYITEKHNILLKGVERVYKIVEKVKTIDIQYRTDLGKRQSKQIPELVKSGWI; encoded by the coding sequence ATGAAGATATTGTTTTTATCACCTGCATTAGATAGTATAGGGATACAAATTAAATTAAGCAAAAAACATAAGATTTTAACTATTTTTTGTGATAAAAAAGAAGAGCATACAGGAGATAATTTAATAGATAGAATTTTAATTCCAAAAAATGAGATTTCTTTTGAAAAAGTATATGAAGTTGTTAAAAAGTTTAAACCTGATTTTATTATTGTTGATTTCACAGGATTAAAGAGTATTCCAGACCAGTTAAGAGAAGCAGGATATAGGGTATGGGGTGGAGGAAGTTTTTGTGATGTTATTGAATATGACAGATATTATGTTGTAAATTTACTTCATACTTTTGGAGTAAATATTCCAGAAACTTATGAATTTGATAATTTAAGAGAGGCAGTTGATTTTTTAGTTGAAAGAGGGGGAAGATGGGTATATAAACCAGAAGGGAGCAAAGAAGCAAGTCATACTTATGTATCACAGTTAGAAAATTCAGAAGATTTAATTTTCTATTTGAAAAGTTTAACTCAACAAGATAAAGGAAAATTTGTATTACAAAAATATATTGAAGGGATTGAAATATCTTCTGAAATTTATTTTAATGGGAAAGATTTTTATTTTTTAAATTGGACGATGGAAGATAAAAAGTTTATGAATGATAATTTAGGTGTTAATACAGGATGTAGTCAAGATGTATTGAAATTTTTTACTCCTGACAAAAAATTATTTAAAGAAGGGTTAGGAAAGATTGTTGGGTTTTTAAGGCAGATAAATTTTATAGGACAAATAGATTTTAACTCAATTATTTCTGATGATAAATATTATTTTTTAGAGATAACTCCGCGATTTGGGTATAATTCTATTTTTACCACAATAGAACTTTTAGGATTAGATTATTATATTGAGAGTATATATCTTCTTGCTGGTGGAGAAAAAATACAAGAGAAAAGACCAAGCGAATATGGTTGTAGTGTAAGAATTTCTATACCTAATTATCCTTTTCAAGAGACCTCACTTTTTGGAACTCCTATTCTGTTTGATGAGAAAGACGAGGAGCATATTTGGTTAGGTGGTGTTTTTTATCAAGATGGTTATTATCTTACTTCTGGTGGTTATGGTTGTGTAGCATATATAACAGAAAAACATAATATATTATTAAAAGGGGTGGAAAGAGTGTATAAAATAGTGGAAAAGGTTAAGACAATAGATATTCAATATAGAACAGATTTAGGTAAAAGACAATCAAAACAGATACCAGAACTTGTTAAATCAGGGTGGATTTAA